One region of Theileria equi strain WA chromosome 4 map unlocalized gcontig_1105316255039, whole genome shotgun sequence genomic DNA includes:
- a CDS encoding conserved hypothetical protein (encoded by transcript BEWA_052570A), with protein sequence MAGVFQKIFYPGIAPFLQSKVLALPLPEKVKSFIVHPAGPFTIHFYAPTFKWAISIANLSDINRPTELISLPQQIAVAATGLIWSRYSTVITPVNYNLLSVNAAMAVTGIYQISRICRDRLSPPQKN encoded by the exons ATGGCAGGGgtttttcaaaaaatattctacCCGGGAATTGCCCCTTTTCTGCAGTCCAAGGTACTGGCACTGCCACTTCCGGAGAAGGTCAAGAGCTTTATAG TTCATCCTGCCGGACCATTCAccattcatttttatgCTCCAACTTTCAAGTGGGCTATTTCAATTGCCAATTTGTCAGACATTAATAGACCAACTGAACTAATTTCACTTCCTCAGCAAATAG CCGTTGCCGCTACTGGCCTGATCTGGTCCCGCTACAGTACTGTGATTACACCTGTAAACTACAATTTGCTTTCTG TCAACGCTGCAATGGCTGTAACTGGCATTTATCAAATCAGTAGAATCTGCCGTGATAGGCTAAGCCCTCCCCAGAAGAATTAA
- a CDS encoding conserved hypothetical protein (encoded by transcript BEWA_052550A) — protein MGYRNRSFIALLCLVILFDLPFTFHLKSTKLFISCSYIGTNSLCRDKLRVSENDYPGILYNGSKYAFLSPIKLHLNTHSSVKLNAEFKFDEKKAKRKKHASNKPKKTDKEKHTLEGLTRIATKNTQEWVLSKELEKFFREADYIPNKMRLPTPPSISSPSYDALLYLKGLPFETTEDEIFNWLKNYDIVSIILIKNEKGLFTGDAYVRCANIAIRDTVAKEMDNKELGVRYIQIFRVNENAYLEYYYSGYRKEPAKRNFVDISLLVVPESKRKKQMESKEQKMYHIDEIKTGMRITGTVTEVYKNGVIVDCDVYDVKDGFKENVICVLKRNRIAKNVGIEGQHMEWLKSKDLVIFPGLQLNLYVEKVRDTTARKTYDKDIWIEHFSESLIKTYTQKVVFIPEESEAKAEESTLEVKTTPDYSVDAPEYAIKNTEKVVNIRSDKHTIHTPAKNFESRKLVYLTMDSTVSEDKAIWWEKKILQKYLKNAEIKDFDNVAVKNAIQYHASKMASTAENVEKDELVSGKRRIYGNISHHELTPGNFQSEDKKVATKKQVDFPVTETIEIESSLYDTSPSSSDRYSEMVKEFFKDSGDMKDGVMYHGFNNSSGESEHDYSDLEGDERKANYYNNILYQDPKDELELFPRITLYDPSIKLPTNGLLLRTSEVPRLTNDQVNAILQILGKEPGDEPSANRILLTETITNEGLPTDLSPQTLIQKGLYKVKQSKRSMKKIINLTKHLTGRRFTQEDLDSASKKELQMLVEESLYKFLNWNPEQKVKKDFINNYCYLLDKRLSLPNISDIVPTREFPENIDSFSSIDHEIESAVNVTTSPESQNEGDKIIEKMWNDLKWIIVINIYGKQSDLEEIIKDIKGTDKQFNMDLNAAKNSLNSEVLKLLEEAVD, from the coding sequence ATGGGCTATAGGAATCGCAGCTTTATAGCATTGTTATGTCTGGTGATACTGTTTGATTTACCATTTACTTTTCATCTGAAGTCGACTAAATTATTCATAAGTTGCAGCTATATCGGAACAAATTCTCTATGTAGAGATAAACTGCGAGTTTCTGAGAATGACTACCCTGGAATATTGTACAATGGGAGCAAATATGCATTTCTTTCGCCTATAAAACTTCATTTAAACACACATAGCTCCGTAAAGTTGAACGCTGAGTttaaatttgatgaaaaaaAGGCGAAACGCAAGAAACATGCTTCAAATAAGCCGAAGAAGACAGATAAAGAGAAGCATACACTGGAAGGATTAACTCGTATCGCAACCAAGAACACACAAGAATGGGTGTTGTCTAAGGAACTGGAGAAATTTTTCAGAGAAGCGGATTATATTCCGAATAAAATGAGGTTACCAACTCCTCCCAGCATAAGTTCTCCTTCTTATGATGCACTCTTGTATCTAAAAGGCTTGCCATTTGAAACAACTGAGGATGAAATATTCAATTGGCTCAAAAACTATGACATTGTTTCCATtattttgataaaaaatgaaaagggACTGTTCACAGGAGATGCATATGTACGCTGTGCAAACATTGCCATTAGGGACACTGTTGCCAAGGAAATGGATAACAAAGAATTGGGGGTTCGTTACATACAGATTTTCCGCGTGAATGAGAATGCATATTTGGAGTATTATTATTCTGGATACAGAAAAGAACCAGCAAAGAGGAATTTTGTTGATATTTCACTTTTAGTGGTCCCAGAGTCTAAAAGGAAAAAACAGATGGAGAGTAAAGAACAGAAAATGTATCATATAGATGAGATAAAGACAGGAATGCGTATTACCGGAACTGTCACCGAAGtatacaagaatggagtaaTTGTAGATTGTGATGTTTATGATGTAAAAGATGGATTTAAGGAAAATGTTATTTGTGTGTTGAAGAGGAATAGAATCGCAAAGAATGTAGGAATTGAGGGACAACATATGGAGTGGCTCAAGAGTAAGGACCTTGTTATTTTTCCTGGACTGCAGTTAAACCTTTATGTTGAAAAGGTAAGAGATACAACCGCAAGGAAGACATATGATAAGGACATTTGGATTGAACACTTTTCAGAGTCTCTGATAAAGACGTATACGCAAAAGGTTGTTTTTATTCCGGAAGAATCAGAAGCCAAAGCTGAAGAATCAACATTAGAAGTGAAAACTACACCAGATTATTCTGTAGATGCTCCAGAATATGCCATAAAAAATACTGAAAAAGTTGTGAACATCAGGAGTGACAAACACACAATTCACACTCCTGCTAAGAATTTTGAATCTAGGAAGCTGGTATACCTAACAATGGATTCTACTGTAAGTGAAGATAAGGCTATTTGGTGGGAAAAGAagattttgcaaaaatatcTCAAGAACGCAGAAATTAAAGACTTTGATAACGTTGCTGTTAAAAATGCAATTCAATATCACGCATCAAAAATGGCATCTACGGCtgaaaatgtagaaaaGGATGAACTAGTATCGGGAAAGAGACGAATTTATGGAAATATATCTCATCATGAGCTCACTCCAGGCAATTTTCAATCAGAGGATAAAAAAGTTGCTACCAAAAAACAGGTCGATTTCCCAGTTACTGAAACAATTGAAATAGAGTCCTCACTATATGATACTAGCCCGTCTTCCTCAGATAGATACAGTGAAATGGTAAAGGAATTTTTCAAGGACTCTGGTGATATGAAGGATGGAGTTATGTATCATGGTTTTAATAATTCCTCTGGGGAATCTGAACATGACTATAGTGATCTGGAAGGAGACGAAAGAAAAGCAAACTATTACAATAATATACTATACCAAGACCCAAAAGATGAATTGGAATTATTTCCAAGAATAACCCTGTATGACCCATCCATAAAATTACCCACAAATGGACTTTTGTTAAGAACATCAGAAGTTCCAAGGCTAACGAATGACCAAGTTAATGcaattttacaaattttggGCAAAGAACCAGGGGATGAACCTTCGGCTAATCGTATTCTTCTAACCGAAACGATCACCAACGAAGGTCTGCCAACGGACTTATCTCCGCAAACTCTGATACAAAAAGGTTTGTATAAGGTTAAACAATCCAAACGATCTATGAAAAAGATTATTAACCTTACAAAGCATCTAACTGGTAGAAGATTCACGCAGGAAGATCTTGATTCCGCTTCCAAAAAAGAGCTCCAAATGCTTGTGGAAGAATCACTCTACAAGTTCCTAAACTGGAATCCGGAACAAAAGGTAAAGAAGGATTTTATTAACAACTATTGCTATTTGTTGGACAAGAGACTTTCTCTTCCAAATATTAGTGACATTGTTCCGACACGTGAATTCCCAGAAAATATAGATTCGTTTTCCAGCATAGATCATGAGATAGAAAGTGCTGTAAATGTTACCACTTCACCAGAATCACAAAATGAGGGGGATAAAATCATTGAAAAGATGTGGAACGATCTGAAGTGGATTATAGTCATCAACATTTATGGCAAGCAAAGCGACCTTGAAGAGATCATCAAGGATATTAAAGGGACTGACAAGCAATTCAATATGGATTTAAATGCAGCAAAGAACTCACTGAACTCCGAagttttaaaattattGGAAGAAGCTGTGGATTAG
- a CDS encoding WD domain, G-beta repeat containing protein (encoded by transcript BEWA_052580A) — MKVEHLLCVNGHNERIWCIAWSPTENIFATCSADRKVKIWRFIKEDSVGVSHFCPLDPQNCGKEYKVELEFSIDNAFKKTVRSVKFSNDGKFLICASFDGTTSIWTRTYIRDSTGESTQNPTSHTGCKLVWKYVSILQGHENEVKCAAFDPSGVYIATCGRDKTIWIYEKSRENVYGRGDLNTIEGSDSHMEYFCSAILSGHRHDVKYVCWNPSALLLASASYDNAVKLWTIKDNDWRCIQTLNLHSNTVWSLSFNFDGSLLASCSADKNLFIYESKVMKNFLDSNKIAKPQSLLWTVGPFSDPLTYKRSEASTYAPILADDWEIKRSYNELHSRPIYTLDFGDSILTGGGDNAIKIVKPDGKSEMLEINGHTSDVNSVAWKPFDDREIFASVGDDDCIRFWRLS, encoded by the exons ATGAAAGTTGAGCACTTGCTCTGTGTAAATGGTCACAATGAGAGGATATGGTGTATCGCATGGAGTCCTACGGAAAATATCTTCGCCACGTGCAGTGCAGATCGTAAAGTCAAGATATGGAGGTTTATAAAGGAGGATAGTGTAGGAGTCTCGCATTTTTGTCCCTTGGATCCACAGAATTGCGGAAAAGAGTACAAAGTGGAGCTTGAG TTCTCTATCGACAACGCATTCAAAAAGACCGTGAGGAGTGTAAAGTTCAGCAATGACGGCAAATTTTTGATCTGCGCCTCTTTTGATGGCACAACGTCAATATGGACTCGTACATATATTAGGGATTCTAC TGGAGAATCTACACAAAATCCTACGAGTCATACTGGTTGTAAACTCGTCTGGAAATATGTTTCTATACTGCAAGGTCACGAAAATGAG GTGAAATGTGCAGCTTTTGATCCTAGTGGAGTTTACATTGCAACTTGCGGTAGAGACAAAACCATCTGGATATATGAAAAGAGCCGtgaaaatgtgtatggtCGTGGAGATTTGAATACGATTGAAGGTTCAGATTCACATATGGAATACTTTTGTTCTGCCATACTTTCAGGGCATAGACACG ATGTAAAATACGTCTGCTGGAACCCATCTGCACTTTTGCTTGCCAGCGCTTCCTATGATAACGCTGTAAAACTATGGACTATAAAAGATAATGACTG GCGATGTATTCAAACACTCAATTTGCATAGCAACACTGTATGGTCCCTCTCCTTCAATTTTGATGGCTCATTGTTAGCATCATGTTCTGCAGACAAGAATCTCTTTATTTACGAAAGTAAGG taatgaagaattttcTTGACTCAAATAAAATCGCAAAACCTCAATCACTTTTATGGACAGTAGGCCCGTTCTCCGATCCCTTGACATATAAGAGATCAGAGGCATCTACATACGCACCAATCCTTGCAG ATGATTGGGAAATAAAGAGGAGTTATAATGAACTACACTCGAGGCCAATTTACACACTAGactttggagattctatTCTCACG GGGGGAGGGGATAATGCAATCAAGATTGTAAAGCCTGATGGAAAATCTGAAATGCTAGAG ATCAATGGACACACTTCAGATGTGAATAGTGTGGCCTGGAAACCATTTGATGATAGGGAGATCTTTGCGTCGGTTGGAGATGACGATTGTATACGATTCTGGAGATTATCGTAA
- a CDS encoding translocase of inner mitochondrial membrane, putative (encoded by transcript BEWA_052560A), whose translation MDLSSSFDNLKDDKEKAEAFLTLQKTIQSQKMTLKMLGVCFNKCVATPGESLTSAQQTCIWNCAQRNIETQYFILKRLEGMVKSFEQK comes from the exons ATGGATTTATCTTCCTCATTTGATAACCTTAAGGATGACAAAGAAAAGGCAGAG GCCTTTTTAACTCTTCAAAAGACAATACAATCGCAAAAAATGACTCTGAAAATGCTTGGCGTATGTTTTAACAAGTGCGTAGCTACACCTGGCGAGTCCCTAACCTCTGCTCAGCAGACTTGCATTTGGAACTGTGCTCAGAGGAATATAGAAACGCAGTATTTTATCCTAAAGAGGTTGGAAGGAATGGTAAAATCCTTTGAACAAAAGTAG
- a CDS encoding c2h2 zinc finger domain containing protein (encoded by transcript BEWA_052590A) produces MNEYKCEHCDQSFANGSNLRRHRRTFHLDKKTHECTQCSKKFARSDSLSRHIFRHNNQAEKYTCDVNGCKRAFTQLQKLEEHRSDHIRKLSEDIILIKGYTVSKVNEDESTTFVCPIGSCSKAYTSYAGIAKHITLHEEPERRFTFKSKVYTCEDCGKTFDKNKRLLVHKDVSNNLTHTSTLEIP; encoded by the exons ATGAACGAGTATAAATGTGAGCATTGTGATCAAAGTTTTGCAAATGGAAGCAACTTACGTAGACACAGGCGCACATTTCATCTGGACAAG AAAACCCATGAATGTACACAATGTAGCAAGAAATTTGCAAGGTCAGATAGTCTGAGTCGTCACATTTTTCGCCATAACAACCAAGCCGAAAAATACACATGCGACGTAAATGGATGTAAGAGGGCCTTCACTCAACTCCAAAAGTTGGAGGAGCATCGCAGCGATCATATTAGAAAATTATCGGAGG ACATAATCTTAATTAAGGGCTACACTGTCTCAAAAGTCAATGAAGATGAATCCACAACTTTTGTTTGTCCGATTGGAAGTTGTTCGAAAGCATATACATCTTATGCTGGCATAGCTAAGCATATAACTCTTCATGAAG AGCCTGAAAGAAGATTTACGTTTAAATCAAAGGTATACACGTGTGAAGATTGTGgcaag ACCTTTGACAAGAATAAACGTCTTCTAGTGCACAAAGATGTAAGCAATAATCTAACCCATACATCCACTCTAGAAATACCATAA
- a CDS encoding small nuclear ribonucleoprotein G, putative (encoded by transcript BEWA_052600A): MSAPSKSFRDVKSVINLNKHLNKQVYVKFSGGREVQGTLKGHDAMSNLVLDDTKEFLKDPDDPEKLTGETRELGLLVARGTSVTVIYPIDGTEKIENPFVDYSD; this comes from the exons ATGAGTGCCCCTAGCAAGTCTTTTAGGGATGTAAAGAGTGTAATTAACCTAAACAAACACCTGAACAAGCAGGTTTACGTTAAATTCAGTGGTGGACGCGAAG TTCAAGGTACTCTTAAAGGTCATGATGCCATGTCGAATTTGGTTTTGGACGATACTAAGGAGTTTCTGAAAG ATCCAGATGATCCGGAGAAATTGACTGGAGAGACCAGAGAACTCGGTCTTTTGGTAGCACGCGGAACTTCG GTGACAGTAATATATCCCATAGATGGTACAGAAAAGATTGAGAACCCTTTTGTAGATTACAGTGATTAG